A DNA window from Methylocystis heyeri contains the following coding sequences:
- a CDS encoding CsbD family protein has protein sequence MDKENIKGAAQKIKGKVEEVVGKALGDKDLELHGKADQLGGAVRDAVGTAKDTVKDAINETAKP, from the coding sequence ATGGACAAAGAAAACATTAAGGGCGCCGCCCAAAAGATCAAAGGCAAGGTTGAGGAAGTCGTGGGCAAAGCTCTCGGCGACAAGGATCTTGAGCTTCATGGGAAAGCCGACCAGCTCGGCGGTGCGGTGCGCGATGCGGTAGGAACCGCGAAAGACACTGTGAAGGATGCGATCAACGAAACCGCCAAGCCCTAA
- a CDS encoding cytochrome B6 has protein sequence MSLDLRRIYWKTLAGVTPAVALGALAGSVAPLTASESARSQPPADAARAADAVAVAQTPKETPVERPEQKKTAHDLSDVFKPSNASPSSEALVDQQDRGQMHGFDFYRDPLGAMKPGVTFEDIYKAGVATKPKVMAAQRKLLESRYNLEPKLDPAVKMSRGKPVAVGPTAKLPAGMKWEALAELSPAEIRERDIFPYRALPHVAQGGGLGGQVFPQMQIKMFPRLERYDVEFDLPEAFLPEFPPAMFLQNRPELGDVSRGEVVSINNYYSLFKDILTPVQLDGLRLLLTPFPQEEFNPTDDRKTAQPSLGVACLDCHVNGHTSGQFHINPDIRPEQRRLRLDTVSLRGLFNQQIHGSKRSLRSVEDFTEFEQRTAYFNGDEIHAIKKGMNILDRIQVSHMAQMQNMFDFPPAPKLAVTGRLDPAKATVSEIAGEKLFFGKAQCSSCHPAPFYLDNQMHDLHVERFVKNEAGDGPIKAFTLRGIKDSPPYFHDGRLLTLEDTVEFFNLVLELKLTPDEKQDLVDFLRQL, from the coding sequence ATGTCACTCGATTTAAGAAGGATATACTGGAAAACCCTGGCGGGGGTCACTCCTGCTGTCGCGCTCGGCGCTCTTGCCGGCAGCGTGGCGCCGCTTACCGCTTCCGAGAGCGCGAGATCTCAACCGCCCGCTGACGCAGCGCGCGCAGCAGATGCAGTCGCAGTGGCGCAGACTCCCAAGGAAACTCCAGTGGAGCGGCCGGAACAGAAGAAAACGGCCCACGACCTCTCCGATGTCTTCAAACCGAGCAATGCGTCGCCTTCATCGGAGGCATTGGTTGATCAGCAAGATCGCGGACAAATGCACGGTTTCGACTTCTACCGCGACCCCCTTGGCGCGATGAAGCCCGGGGTGACGTTTGAGGACATTTATAAGGCGGGCGTCGCGACCAAGCCAAAGGTCATGGCCGCCCAACGCAAGCTTCTCGAAAGCCGTTACAACCTTGAACCGAAGCTCGACCCGGCTGTCAAAATGTCGCGCGGCAAACCCGTCGCGGTGGGTCCTACGGCGAAACTGCCGGCGGGAATGAAATGGGAAGCGCTGGCCGAGTTGAGCCCGGCCGAGATTCGCGAGCGGGACATCTTCCCTTACAGGGCGCTGCCTCACGTAGCGCAAGGAGGTGGGCTGGGCGGCCAAGTCTTTCCCCAAATGCAAATCAAGATGTTTCCGCGGTTGGAGCGATACGACGTCGAGTTCGATCTTCCCGAGGCCTTTCTGCCCGAGTTTCCCCCGGCGATGTTTCTGCAGAACCGGCCGGAGCTCGGCGACGTCTCAAGAGGTGAAGTGGTCTCGATCAACAATTACTACAGCTTATTCAAAGACATCTTGACGCCTGTGCAGCTGGATGGCTTGCGTCTATTGCTGACGCCGTTCCCTCAAGAAGAGTTCAACCCAACCGACGATCGGAAGACTGCTCAGCCCAGCTTGGGAGTTGCGTGCCTTGATTGCCATGTGAACGGCCACACGAGCGGTCAGTTCCACATCAATCCAGACATACGGCCTGAGCAGCGGCGCTTGCGGCTTGACACCGTCAGTCTGCGGGGCCTGTTCAATCAGCAAATTCACGGGTCGAAGCGGAGCTTACGTTCGGTCGAAGACTTTACCGAGTTTGAGCAGCGAACCGCGTACTTTAATGGCGACGAGATTCACGCCATCAAGAAGGGCATGAACATTCTGGACCGGATCCAGGTGTCGCACATGGCCCAGATGCAGAACATGTTCGATTTTCCGCCGGCTCCGAAACTAGCTGTCACGGGCAGGCTCGACCCAGCGAAGGCCACCGTCAGCGAAATCGCGGGCGAGAAACTGTTTTTTGGCAAAGCGCAGTGCTCCTCCTGTCATCCGGCGCCGTTTTACCTCGACAACCAGATGCACGACCTCCACGTCGAGCGATTCGTGAAAAACGAAGCTGGAGATGGACCAATTAAGGCGTTCACGCTACGGGGCATCAAGGACAGCCCGCCGTATTTCCACGACGGCCGGCTTTTGACACTGGAAGACACAGTGGAGTTCTTCAACCTCGTCCTTGAACTCAAACTCACTCCCGACGAAAAGCAAGATCTGGTTGACTTCCTGCGACAGCTGTAG
- a CDS encoding DUF3096 domain-containing protein encodes MTLTVAHLQPIVSLLAGILILIMPGLLNYIVAIFLIVSGVLGLGLFR; translated from the coding sequence ATGACCCTCACCGTTGCGCATTTGCAGCCGATCGTCTCCCTCCTCGCAGGCATTCTCATTTTGATCATGCCCGGGCTTCTCAATTATATCGTGGCGATCTTCTTGATCGTGTCGGGAGTGCTTGGGCTTGGGCTGTTTCGCTGA
- a CDS encoding chemotaxis protein CheB has translation MTSPAAARSKRVGRKSAGALAAGKSAESGAFPVVAVGASAGGLEAFRSFLDAQTPKSGMALVMIQHLDPTHPSLMVELLSSHTSMAVVQATDGAPLEPDHVYLIPPGVSLAIRAGLLRLSKPTERHGARLPFDFFLGSLAEALGELAICVVLSGSGGDGSVGLLAIKEKGGLVIVQDPEEAEFDGMPRSAIATGAVDFVASVADIPDLIFRQLHPASSCGVNAPKCLTDATSDEFAQIIALLRDKTSHDFSVYKKGTLERRLEHRMSAVRIEDRPSYLKFLCQKPGEIELLRKDLLIGVTQMFRVGPAFEFLSKEIVPDLVNQQKDQRSIRVWCPGCSTGEEPYSIAMLFLEAFEELKRPARLQIFASDINGDAVAFAREGLYPSTIEADVTPDRLTRFFSREDHHYRVANELRDCVVFTVHDILADAPFSNIDLVCCRNLLIYLQPEAQHKILSFFHFALRDGGVLFLGGSEVVGSDEHFEAVSKKYRIYRHLGRSRPGEVAFPTRTSSRMLVSAMAKPQPEPPSDFDHLTRSALIETFALGSVVIDARHECVHFSGAIEKYLGIALGAASNDVLAMARDGLRPKLRAAIERASREHTRVVVKGAHLEKDGDETAVCVIVQPLMTGEEQRYLISFLDDSLAESRAVRSTTQPTDQSRVAELERELEVITTDLENAIHDLDNAKEEQKRISQQAMSLNEEAQSTNEELVTSKEELQSVNEELTALNSQLHETLERQRNTSNDLQNILESSGIATIFLDEQLKIRFFTPAAMSLFSVIATDIGRPLADFTSLANDSNLICDASIVLDEQKVIEREISTQHGVWYNRLILPYRTHDGLVEGVVITFTNITEKKRTAEALAAAKQAADQANVAKSRFLAAASHDLRQPLQTIRLLQGLLAEKSKGVETQTLLKRLDAMVGVMSGMLNTLLDINQLEAGVIHTDIENFALNELFEHLNTDFSYHMQAQGLDWRVVSSKCVVRSDPRLLEQILRNLLSNALKFTTSGKVLLGCRRRGDTMRIEVWDTGPGIAEEDRLTIFEEFHQINNPARERSKGLGLGLAIVQRLSSLLSHPIDLKSLPGCGSMFSICVPIAARANTPLNFTRRGSTSEHAKGSASILVIEDDPSIRELLDMLLRGAGHRPIAAADGVAALASTEQPDIVVADFKLPNGPSGVEVVVKLREKFQREIPAIVLTGDISTQTLRAIANLGCTHLDKPVETAELLRAIAHFLPAPTPIATPDTETKPSNGHSSATIFVVDDDAGVRDAVREMLEAHGWSVATFSSCEAFLQTRRPEKEGCLVIDAVLPGMNGFELLARLKADKLTLPSIMITANGDVSTAVKAMRAGASDFIEKPFGHEELIASIAHALEQNAQSGPSYERRTAAAAQLDGLTKRQREILKLVLAGHPSKNIAADLGVSQRTIENHRAAIMRKTKSRSIPALIRLAIAAD, from the coding sequence CCGAGGCCCTCGGTGAACTGGCTATCTGCGTCGTCCTCTCAGGGAGCGGCGGCGATGGCAGCGTTGGACTTCTCGCGATCAAGGAGAAAGGCGGCCTCGTGATCGTTCAAGATCCCGAGGAGGCCGAATTCGACGGAATGCCACGCAGTGCGATCGCAACCGGCGCTGTCGATTTCGTCGCCTCGGTCGCTGACATCCCCGACCTCATTTTCAGACAGCTTCACCCGGCCTCGTCCTGCGGCGTGAATGCGCCGAAATGCCTCACCGACGCCACATCCGATGAATTCGCTCAGATCATCGCACTTCTTCGAGACAAGACCTCTCATGATTTCAGTGTCTATAAGAAAGGCACGCTGGAGCGCCGTCTCGAACATCGCATGAGCGCAGTCCGCATCGAAGATCGCCCTTCATATCTGAAATTTCTATGTCAGAAGCCTGGAGAGATCGAGTTGCTGCGCAAGGATTTACTGATCGGCGTCACGCAAATGTTTCGTGTTGGCCCGGCTTTCGAATTCCTGTCCAAAGAAATCGTCCCGGATCTCGTCAACCAGCAAAAAGACCAGCGATCTATCCGCGTCTGGTGTCCGGGCTGCAGCACAGGTGAAGAGCCCTATTCTATAGCCATGCTGTTCCTGGAGGCTTTCGAGGAGTTGAAACGGCCGGCGAGGCTTCAGATTTTCGCCTCCGACATCAACGGGGACGCCGTGGCTTTCGCGCGCGAGGGGCTCTATCCCAGCACGATAGAGGCGGATGTGACGCCGGACAGATTGACGCGATTCTTCTCCAGGGAAGATCATCATTACAGGGTTGCAAACGAATTGCGCGACTGCGTGGTCTTCACGGTTCACGATATCTTGGCTGACGCGCCCTTTTCTAACATAGATCTCGTTTGCTGCCGCAATCTTCTTATCTATCTGCAGCCGGAGGCGCAGCACAAAATCCTGTCATTTTTTCATTTCGCCCTTCGCGATGGCGGCGTGCTCTTCCTTGGCGGATCCGAGGTAGTTGGTTCAGACGAACATTTCGAGGCCGTCTCGAAGAAATATCGGATCTATCGTCATCTCGGCCGCAGCCGGCCTGGCGAGGTCGCATTTCCGACGCGCACCAGCAGCCGTATGCTTGTCTCGGCCATGGCCAAACCGCAGCCGGAACCACCATCCGATTTCGACCATTTGACGCGCAGCGCCTTGATCGAAACCTTCGCTCTCGGCTCGGTGGTTATCGACGCTCGCCACGAGTGCGTCCATTTTTCGGGCGCCATCGAGAAATACCTTGGAATCGCTTTGGGCGCTGCGAGCAACGATGTTTTAGCGATGGCCCGTGACGGCCTGCGCCCCAAGCTGCGCGCCGCAATCGAGCGGGCCAGCCGCGAGCATACACGGGTCGTTGTCAAGGGTGCGCATCTGGAAAAGGATGGCGACGAGACCGCCGTCTGCGTCATAGTCCAACCGCTCATGACAGGCGAGGAACAACGATATCTTATCAGCTTTCTCGACGACTCCTTGGCGGAGTCGCGAGCCGTTCGATCTACCACGCAACCGACGGATCAGTCGCGCGTGGCCGAGCTGGAACGGGAACTCGAAGTTATCACAACAGATCTCGAAAACGCAATCCACGATCTCGACAACGCGAAGGAAGAACAAAAGCGCATCAGTCAACAGGCGATGTCTCTGAACGAGGAGGCGCAATCGACTAATGAAGAACTGGTTACGTCAAAGGAAGAGTTGCAATCGGTCAACGAGGAACTCACGGCGCTAAACAGCCAGCTCCATGAGACCCTTGAACGTCAGCGCAATACGTCCAATGATCTCCAGAATATTTTGGAGAGCTCCGGCATCGCCACGATCTTCCTGGATGAACAGCTCAAAATCCGGTTCTTCACGCCGGCGGCCATGTCGCTGTTCAGTGTGATTGCTACAGATATTGGCCGACCTCTGGCCGATTTCACGTCGCTCGCGAACGATAGCAATCTGATCTGCGACGCCTCGATTGTTCTCGATGAGCAGAAGGTCATCGAACGCGAAATCTCGACCCAGCATGGGGTATGGTACAATCGACTTATATTGCCGTACCGGACCCACGACGGTCTGGTCGAAGGCGTCGTGATCACATTCACGAACATCACCGAAAAGAAGCGCACTGCGGAAGCGCTCGCCGCCGCCAAGCAAGCCGCCGACCAGGCTAATGTCGCCAAATCACGCTTCCTCGCCGCGGCCAGCCACGATTTACGACAGCCGTTGCAAACGATCCGACTCCTGCAAGGACTGCTGGCTGAAAAGTCCAAGGGGGTCGAAACGCAAACACTACTGAAACGTCTCGACGCAATGGTCGGCGTCATGTCGGGAATGCTGAACACGCTCCTCGACATCAATCAGCTTGAGGCGGGCGTCATCCACACGGATATCGAGAACTTTGCCCTGAACGAGCTGTTTGAACATCTTAACACGGACTTCAGCTACCACATGCAGGCGCAGGGACTCGACTGGCGCGTCGTGTCGAGCAAATGCGTCGTCCGAAGCGATCCGAGGCTGCTGGAGCAGATTCTACGCAACCTGCTCTCCAACGCCTTGAAATTTACGACGAGCGGAAAAGTCCTGCTTGGTTGCCGTCGACGCGGCGACACGATGCGAATCGAAGTCTGGGACACGGGCCCGGGAATTGCCGAGGAAGATCGTCTGACGATTTTCGAGGAGTTCCATCAGATCAACAATCCGGCAAGAGAGCGCAGCAAGGGGTTAGGCCTTGGTCTTGCGATCGTGCAGCGATTGTCCAGTCTGCTCAGCCATCCGATCGATCTGAAATCGCTCCCGGGGTGCGGCTCGATGTTCAGCATCTGCGTGCCGATCGCGGCCCGCGCAAACACCCCCTTGAACTTCACCCGACGAGGCTCGACGAGCGAACACGCGAAAGGGAGCGCTTCGATCCTAGTCATTGAAGATGATCCATCCATTCGCGAGCTTCTCGATATGCTTCTTCGCGGTGCTGGCCATCGTCCGATCGCCGCCGCCGATGGCGTCGCGGCGCTAGCTTCGACAGAGCAGCCGGACATCGTCGTCGCCGATTTCAAGCTTCCGAACGGGCCGAGCGGCGTCGAGGTCGTCGTAAAGCTACGAGAGAAATTCCAACGGGAAATTCCCGCTATTGTTTTGACGGGGGACATTTCCACGCAAACCCTGCGGGCCATCGCCAATCTCGGTTGCACGCATCTCGACAAGCCGGTGGAGACGGCGGAGCTTTTGCGAGCCATCGCACATTTTCTTCCTGCGCCGACGCCAATTGCCACGCCCGACACGGAGACGAAGCCGTCGAACGGACATTCGTCCGCGACCATATTTGTCGTCGACGACGACGCTGGTGTGCGAGATGCTGTCAGAGAGATGCTCGAAGCGCACGGTTGGTCGGTCGCGACTTTCTCGAGTTGCGAAGCGTTCCTCCAAACGCGGCGTCCAGAGAAGGAAGGATGCCTGGTGATCGACGCGGTTCTGCCGGGAATGAACGGCTTCGAGCTGCTGGCGCGGCTCAAAGCGGATAAGCTGACGCTGCCGTCGATCATGATCACTGCAAATGGCGACGTATCGACGGCTGTAAAGGCTATGCGAGCCGGAGCCTCGGATTTTATCGAGAAGCCGTTCGGACATGAGGAGCTCATCGCCAGCATCGCGCATGCGCTGGAGCAAAATGCGCAATCCGGTCCATCGTACGAACGGCGCACGGCCGCCGCCGCGCAACTCGACGGTTTGACCAAGCGTCAACGAGAAATTCTGAAGCTCGTGCTCGCGGGGCATCCCAGCAAGAACATCGCCGCGGATCTCGGCGTCAGCCAGCGCACGATCGAGAACCATCGCGCCGCCATAATGCGGAAGACCAAATCGCGCTCCATTCCTGCGCTGATCCGCTTGGCGATCGCGGCGGACTGA